One window of uncultured Methanoregula sp. genomic DNA carries:
- a CDS encoding heparan-alpha-glucosaminide N-acetyltransferase domain-containing protein gives MTIAGKLKSIPFRDVPVDVLRGLAITIMVGANLIPYLLISPVPFWLRLISSIAAPLFIFLSGMMVALSCRIKRHTFSYFLVRGGFVVVIAVLLDLLANRIIPFMSVDVLYLIGFSLPVAFLFLSLSLRARMAVFASILIATPLLQGIFGYSPLPLNISISALLGGAAFPPLSAIISHWFIDGWFPLIPWLGVALLGAQAGTFRWQGDTIVSFANRKLMFLAAGILVMGAIFWFFVPGPLLTRLGYVELFYPPTVEFLFFITGVIFCLFVAADLLPVTKTIFDPIRAMGECSLAIYILHIVIIELFIEPLQIKVPLGFFLADYLIFLCGMILFAYLIRRIRNRIRSPSFIIRVLVGG, from the coding sequence ATGACAATCGCAGGTAAACTAAAATCCATACCTTTTCGTGACGTACCTGTCGATGTTCTCCGTGGACTTGCAATCACCATCATGGTGGGAGCCAATCTTATCCCGTATCTCCTCATTTCACCGGTACCATTCTGGCTTCGGCTCATCTCCTCCATTGCAGCCCCCTTGTTCATCTTTCTCTCCGGTATGATGGTCGCATTGTCCTGCCGGATCAAACGCCATACGTTCTCGTACTTCCTTGTGAGAGGGGGGTTTGTCGTAGTCATCGCGGTACTCCTGGACCTTCTCGCAAATCGTATAATCCCGTTTATGAGTGTCGATGTGCTCTACCTGATCGGATTTTCCCTTCCGGTTGCTTTCCTGTTTCTCTCGCTCTCCCTGCGGGCAAGAATGGCAGTTTTTGCCTCAATTCTTATAGCCACCCCGCTTCTCCAGGGAATTTTTGGATACAGCCCGCTCCCGCTCAACATATCAATCTCTGCATTGCTGGGCGGGGCTGCGTTCCCGCCGCTTTCTGCAATCATTTCCCACTGGTTTATTGATGGCTGGTTCCCGCTTATTCCCTGGCTGGGTGTTGCTCTCCTTGGTGCACAGGCAGGAACATTCCGCTGGCAGGGCGATACCATCGTCTCGTTTGCCAACCGGAAACTCATGTTTCTTGCCGCCGGCATTCTCGTAATGGGTGCGATCTTCTGGTTCTTCGTGCCCGGGCCGCTCCTGACACGGTTAGGGTATGTTGAACTGTTCTATCCGCCCACCGTGGAATTCCTGTTCTTCATCACGGGCGTTATCTTCTGCCTTTTTGTGGCCGCAGATCTCCTGCCGGTCACAAAAACGATATTCGATCCGATCAGGGCTATGGGTGAATGCTCGCTGGCAATTTACATTCTCCATATCGTTATCATCGAGCTGTTCATCGAACCGCTCCAGATAAAAGTTCCGCTTGGCTTCTTCCTGGCAGACTACCTGATCTTTCTCTGCGGAATGATCCTGTTCGCGTACCTGATCCGGAGGATTCGCAATCGGATCCGGAGCCCTTCATTTATTATCCGGGTCCTCGTTGGCGGCTGA
- the putP gene encoding sodium/proline symporter PutP, producing the protein MNSYSIETGAAFVLYLAAMMGIGLFYWQKTKTVSEYILGNRELGRFVAALSAEASDMSGWLLIGLPGLAYLCGLQAGWVALGLVAGTFLNWKFIAPRLRIYSRIAGDALTLPEFFRNRFHDRSDLIGIVCAVFILIFFVIYTSAQFVAGGRLFETVFGFDYHTALLAGSLIVIAYTFAGGFRAVCVTDTIQGILMFFAILIVPVTGMILLGGPGMTITGILQENADLLNPFLGPDGNPLPLIAIVSLLAWGLGYFGQPHILVRFMAIKKPEEIRDARGIAMVWVILSLGAAVAIGLIGRVLIYPPLSGAATETVFMVLTVQTFSAFLAGIILCGILAAIMSTASSILLVTGSALSRDVYFPLIRPQAADRELLWVSRLSVLLIAGLALMLGLDPDSFVFSLVAYAWAGFGAAFGPALLAALFWKRTTREGVLAGILVGGITVLVWKQLSLFGMYEIIPGFLLSVIAIIVVSLRTPVPDASVLEEFEKARDETARL; encoded by the coding sequence ATGAACAGTTATTCGATCGAAACCGGAGCAGCGTTTGTCCTGTACCTTGCTGCCATGATGGGTATTGGTCTTTTTTACTGGCAGAAGACAAAAACGGTGAGCGAATACATACTTGGGAACCGTGAACTGGGACGGTTCGTTGCTGCGCTCAGCGCTGAAGCATCGGACATGAGCGGCTGGCTGCTTATCGGCCTGCCCGGCCTTGCCTACCTGTGCGGTCTGCAGGCCGGTTGGGTTGCTCTCGGTCTTGTAGCCGGGACGTTTCTGAACTGGAAATTTATCGCACCCCGGCTGCGAATCTACTCGCGTATTGCCGGTGATGCCCTGACCCTCCCGGAATTTTTCCGGAACCGGTTTCACGATCGTTCTGATCTCATCGGGATTGTGTGCGCTGTTTTCATTCTCATCTTTTTTGTCATTTATACGTCAGCCCAGTTTGTTGCCGGGGGCAGGCTCTTTGAAACCGTGTTTGGTTTTGATTACCATACTGCGCTTCTCGCCGGCTCCCTCATTGTCATTGCCTATACCTTCGCCGGGGGGTTCCGTGCGGTCTGTGTGACGGATACTATCCAGGGAATCCTGATGTTCTTTGCCATCCTGATTGTTCCGGTCACCGGTATGATCCTCCTTGGCGGGCCTGGTATGACAATAACGGGAATTTTGCAGGAAAATGCGGATCTCTTAAACCCGTTCCTGGGCCCGGATGGAAATCCCCTGCCCCTTATTGCCATCGTCTCCCTTCTTGCCTGGGGACTGGGGTATTTCGGCCAGCCCCATATCCTTGTCCGGTTCATGGCGATTAAAAAGCCGGAGGAGATCCGGGATGCCCGCGGGATTGCGATGGTCTGGGTAATTCTTTCTCTTGGAGCCGCAGTTGCCATTGGTCTTATTGGCAGAGTACTTATTTATCCGCCCCTCTCCGGTGCTGCAACAGAGACCGTCTTCATGGTCCTGACCGTCCAGACGTTTTCAGCGTTTCTTGCCGGCATTATTCTCTGTGGCATCCTTGCCGCCATCATGAGCACAGCCTCATCGATCCTGCTCGTAACCGGATCTGCATTGTCCCGGGACGTGTACTTCCCGCTCATCCGGCCGCAGGCTGCCGATCGCGAACTGCTCTGGGTCAGCCGCCTTTCCGTATTGCTGATTGCCGGTCTTGCCCTCATGCTCGGCCTTGACCCGGATAGTTTTGTTTTCTCCCTGGTGGCTTATGCCTGGGCAGGTTTCGGGGCAGCCTTTGGCCCTGCCCTTCTTGCTGCGCTTTTCTGGAAGCGGACCACGCGGGAAGGAGTCCTTGCCGGAATTCTTGTCGGGGGCATAACGGTACTTGTCTGGAAGCAGCTCAGCTTGTTTGGCATGTACGAGATTATCCCGGGATTTCTCCTATCCGTCATTGCGATAATTGTGGTAAGCCTGCGGACCCCGGTTCCGGATGCATCCGTGCTTGAGGAATTTGAGAAGGCCCGCGATGAGACGGCACGGTTATAA
- a CDS encoding DUF4198 domain-containing protein: protein MITKRIVLLTFLVILMVTGIASGHDTWTIPDSGRTIKGETVSLPVGSSHIWGTSEEIPEGYLIAVMADRDGNREAKTEGESAIAGFYRVFNFTIRNDGLYVFTLYHTEGTWTHIVTDPSDPEGGLWLNKKPEDIDISQLPTHDWSESWYIERSYPKHCYSKTFLASGNADFSEANLPVRTTWEIVPETDIRNAGTGDFAVKTLYKGDPFSDVVVTAALAGQEETLVENRTDSRGRALLSLNRSGTWIIKADTGIDPRIVSFMDLPKGPRASGKTPVGPLYRYTLVLRPDYTVPSPQIPGVA from the coding sequence ATGATCACCAAACGGATCGTTTTGCTCACCTTCCTGGTCATTCTCATGGTTACCGGGATCGCGTCCGGGCATGATACCTGGACGATACCGGATTCGGGCAGGACAATAAAAGGGGAAACGGTATCCCTCCCGGTCGGGAGCAGCCATATCTGGGGTACATCCGAAGAGATACCGGAAGGCTATCTTATCGCGGTCATGGCAGACCGGGATGGAAACCGTGAAGCAAAAACAGAGGGTGAGTCAGCCATCGCCGGTTTTTACCGGGTTTTCAATTTCACTATCCGGAATGATGGATTGTACGTTTTTACCCTGTATCATACGGAGGGAACCTGGACCCATATCGTAACGGATCCATCCGACCCCGAGGGGGGATTATGGCTCAATAAAAAACCGGAAGATATCGATATCAGCCAGCTGCCAACGCATGACTGGTCGGAATCATGGTACATAGAGCGATCATATCCCAAGCACTGTTATTCCAAAACATTCCTTGCATCCGGGAATGCGGATTTTTCAGAGGCAAACCTGCCGGTCCGGACCACGTGGGAGATCGTTCCCGAAACCGATATCCGCAATGCCGGCACCGGTGATTTTGCAGTAAAGACTCTCTATAAAGGCGACCCGTTTTCCGATGTTGTCGTAACGGCAGCACTGGCCGGGCAGGAGGAAACCCTGGTAGAAAACCGCACCGATTCCCGGGGCCGCGCTCTCCTTTCCCTTAACCGGTCCGGAACCTGGATCATCAAAGCCGATACCGGGATCGATCCACGGATTGTCTCCTTCATGGATCTTCCCAAGGGCCCTCGTGCTTCCGGGAAAACACCGGTCGGACCGCTTTACCGGTACACACTCGTGTTGCGTCCGGATTACACCGTCCCATCTCCGCAGATCCCCGGGGTTGCCTGA
- a CDS encoding ArsR family transcriptional regulator: MFFTEHEEEFANLLIRLGIRKNIAKVLVYLANIGEVSTRQVERGTDLRQPEVSLAMRYLLDRDWVSSYQSHRSSQGRPVKIYNLAKPIADIIGVIEDEKQQEVLQQIKLTKKLREYVC; this comes from the coding sequence ATGTTTTTTACGGAACATGAAGAAGAATTTGCCAATCTTCTCATAAGGCTTGGAATACGGAAAAATATTGCCAAGGTACTTGTGTACCTGGCAAATATCGGGGAAGTAAGCACCCGCCAGGTAGAGCGTGGAACTGATCTCCGCCAGCCTGAAGTGAGCCTTGCCATGCGATACCTGCTTGACCGGGACTGGGTCTCCAGTTACCAGAGCCACCGTTCAAGCCAGGGGCGCCCGGTCAAGATCTACAATCTTGCAAAACCCATTGCTGATATTATCGGTGTTATCGAAGATGAAAAACAGCAGGAAGTGCTCCAGCAGATCAAGCTCACGAAAAAACTGCGGGAGTATGTCTGCTGA